In Rhinolophus ferrumequinum isolate MPI-CBG mRhiFer1 chromosome 18, mRhiFer1_v1.p, whole genome shotgun sequence, a genomic segment contains:
- the NEFM gene encoding neurofilament medium polypeptide codes for MSYTLDSLGNPAAYRRVTDTRSSFSRISGSPSSGFRSQSWSRGSPSTVSSSYKRSALGPRLAYSSAMLSSAESSLDFSQSSSLLNGGSAPGGDYKLSRSNEKEQLQGLNDRFAGYIEKVHYLEQQNKEIEAEIQALRQKQASHAQLGDAYDQEIRELRATLEMVNHEKAQVQLDSDHLEEDIHRLKERFEEEARLRDDTEAAIRALRKDIEEASLVKVELDKKVQSLQDEVAFLRSNHEEEVADLLAQIQASHITVERKDYLKTDISSALKEIRSQLECHSDQNMHQAEEWFKCRYAKLTEAAEQNKEAIRSAKEEIAEYRRQLQSKSIELESVRGTKESLERQLSDIEERHNHDLSSYQDTIQQLENELRGTKWEMARHLREYQDLLNVKMALDIEIAAYRKLLEGEETRFSTFSGSITGPLYTHRQPSVTISSKIQKTKVEAPKLKVQHKFVEEIIEETKVEDEKSEMEEALTAIAEEMAVSMKGKKEEEAEEKEEEQGAEEEVVATKKSPVKTTAPELKGEEEEEEEDEGAKSDQAEEGGSEKEGSSEKEEGEQEEEGETEAEGEGEEAEAKDEKKTEEKREEVVTKVELVTEAKVEKPEKAKSPMPKSPVEEVKPKAAAGAGKGEQKEEDGKVEEGKKEAAKEAPKEEKVEKKEEKLKDMPEKKKAASPVKDEVMSEVISITKSVKVSLEKGTKEEKPRHPEKEKAEEEGGSEEEGSDQGSKESTKEDIAINGEVEGKEEEQETKEKGSGGEEEKGVVTNGLDLSPADEKKGGDRSEEKVMVTKKIEKITSEGGDGATKYITKSVTVTQKVEEHEETFEEKLVSTKKVEKVTSHAVVKEVSQND; via the exons ATGAGCTACACGTTGGACTCGCTGGGCAACCCGGCCGCCTACCGGCGGGTAACCGACACCCGCTCCAGCTTCAGCCGCATTAGCGGCTCCCCGTCCAGCGGCTTCCGCTCGCAATCGTGGTCCCGCGGCTCGCCCAGCACCGTGTCCTCCTCCTACAAGCGCAGCGCTCTTGGTCCGCGCCTCGCCTACAGCTCGGCGATGCTCAGCTCGGCTGAGAGCAGCCTGGACTTTAGCCAGTCCTCGTCCTTGCTCAACGGCGGCTCCGCGCCGGGCGGCGACTACAAGCTGTCCCGCTCCAACGAGAAGGAGCAGCTGCAGGGGCTGAACGACCGCTTCGCGGGCTACATCGAGAAGGTGCACTACCTGGAGCAGCAGAACAAGGAGATCGAGGCGGAGATTCAGGCGCTGCGGCAGAAGCAGGCCTCGCACGCCCAGCTGGGCGACGCTTACGACCAGGAGATCCGTGAGCTGCGCGCTACACTAGAGATGGTGAATCACGAGAAAGCTCAGGTACAGCTGGACTCGGATCACCTGGAGGAAGACATCCACCGGCTCAAGGAGCGCTTCGAGGAGGAGGCGCGGCTGCGCGACGACACCGAGGCGGCCATCCGCGCGTTGCGCAAAGACATCGAGGAGGCGTCGCTGGTCAAGGTGGAACTGGACAAGAAGGTGCAGTCGCTGCAGGATGAAGTGGCCTTCCTGCGGAGCAATCACGAGGAGGAGGTGGCCGACTTGCTGGCCCAGATCCAGGCGTCGCACATAACGGTGGAGCGCAAAGACTACCTAAAGACAGACATCTCGTCCGCGCTGAAGGAGATCCGCTCCCAGCTCGAGTGCCACTCGGACCAGAATATGCACCAGGCTGAAGAATGGTTTAAATGCCGCTACGCCAAGCTCACGGAGGCCGCCGAACAGAACAAGGAGGCCATCCGCTCCGCCAAGGAAGAGATTGCCGAGTACCGGCGCCAGCTGCAATCCAAGAGCATCGAGCTCGAGTCAGTGCGTGGCACCAAGGAGTCACTGGAGCGGCAGCTCAGCGACATCGAGGAGCGCCACAACCACGACCTCAGCAGCTACCAG GACACCATCCAGCAGTTGGAAAATGAGCTTCGGGGCACAAAGTGGGAAATGGCTCGTCATTTGCGAGAATACCAGGATCTCCTGAACGTCAAGATGGCTTTGGATATTGAGATCGCTGCGTACAG AAAACTCCTGGAAGGTGAAGAGACCAGATTTAGCACATTCTCAGGAAGCATCACTGGGCCACTATATACACACCGACAGCCCTCAGTCACAATATCCAGTAAGATTCAGAAAACCAAGGTAGAAGCTCCCAAGCTAAAGGTCCAACACAAATTTGTCGAGGAAATCATAGAGGAAACCAAAGTGGAagatgaaaaatcagaaatggaagaggcCCTGACGGCCATTGCAGAGGAAATGGCAGTTTccatgaaaggaaagaaggaagaagaggcggaagaaaaggaagaggaacaaGGAGCAGAAGAAGAAGTTGTAGCGACCAAAAAGTCTCCAGTGAAAACTACTGCACCTGAACttaaaggagaggaagaagaagaggaagaagatgaggGTGCTAAATCAGACCAAGCTGAAGAAGGGGGATCTGAGAAGGAAGGTTctagtgaaaaagaggaaggtgaGCAGGAAGAAGAAGGTGAAACAGAGGCTGAAGGTGAAGGAGAGGAAGCTGAAGCTAAGgatgagaagaaaactgaggaaaagagggaagaggtGGTCACAAAGGTGGAGCTGGTGACAGAAGCCAAGGTGGAAAAGCCAGAGAAAGCCAAGTCTCCCATGCCAAAATCACCAGTGGAGGAGGTGAAGCCAAAAGCAGCAGCTGGAGCTGGGAAAGGTGAGCAGAAAGAGGAAGACGGGAAagtagaggaaggaaagaaagaagcagcaaAGGAAGCTCCCAAGGAGGAGAAggtagagaaaaaggaggagaagctGAAAGACATGCCGGAGAAGAAGAAAGCTGCATCCCCAGTGAAGGACGAAGTCATGTCGGAGGTGATATCCATCACCAAATCAGTAAAGGTGAGCTTGGAGAAAGGTACCAAAGAGGAGAAGCCTCGGCATCCGGAGAAAGAGAAAgcggaagaggagggagggagcgaggagGAAGGCAGTGATCAAGGTTCAAAGGAATCCACGAAGGAAGACATAGCCATCAATGGGGAGgtagaaggaaaggaggaagagcaggaaacaaaggagaaaggcagtgggggagaagaggagaaaggtgTCGTCACCAATGGGCTAGACTTGAGCCCAGCAGATGAAAAGAAGGGGGGCGATAGAAGTGAGGAAAAAGTGATGGTGaccaaaaagatagaaaaaatcaCCAGTGAGGGGGGCGATGGTGCTACCAAATACATCACTAAATCTGTCACTGTCACTCAAAAGGTCGAAGAGCATGAGGAGACCTTTGAGGAGAAACTAGTGTCTACTAAAAAGGTAGAGAAGGTCACTTCACACGCCGTAGTAAAGGAAGTCTCCCAGAATGACTAA